In Cydia amplana chromosome 2, ilCydAmpl1.1, whole genome shotgun sequence, the following proteins share a genomic window:
- the LOC134659694 gene encoding trypsin-like isoform X1, whose translation MRWFLLVCLVGVASGHPAEAPKEGEKGFIDWINSILGTPTTTTLRPTQDPPDDCPSCQCGVPTRSRIVGGYETKVLELPWMAALMYNGRFYCGGSLINDFYILTAAHCTSGFRKERITVRLLEHDRSMPNETKTIDRGVQAIIRHLRYNPGTYDNDIALLKLDQRVDLSKAVKRLRNDPESSGEEGNDEEDLPGLRPVCLASPGLSYSNYSGLASGWGTTTEGGSVSNSLQEVSVPIISNAECRKTAYKQRITDNMLCAGEPEGGRDACQGDSGGPLHILNTDNNVLQEVGIVSWGEGCARPDRPGVYTRVNRYLTWIRSNTRDACYCTD comes from the exons ATGCGGTGGTTCCTACTAGTATGCTTAGTGGGGGTTGCAAGCGGACATCCCGCCGAGGCACCGAAAGAGGGGGAAAAGGGCTTCATTGACTGGATAAACAGTATTTTGGGAACCCCCACCACCACCACGCTGCGTCCTACACAGGACCCTCCGGATGACTGCCCGTCTTGCC AATGCGGCGTACCGACACGCTCGCGCATCGTCGGCGGCTACGAGACCAAGGTCCTGGAGCTGCCCTGGATGGCGGCGCTCATGTACAACGGCCGCTTCTACTGCGGCGGCTCGCTCATCAACGACTTCTACATCTTGACCGCCGCCCACTGCACGAGCGG ATTCCGCAAGGAGAGAATAACCGTGCGTTTGCTAGAGCACGACCGCTCCATGCCCAACGAGACGAAGACCATAGACCGCGGCGTGCAGGCCATCATCCGCCACCTGCGCTACAACCCGGGCACCTACGACAACGACATCGCCTTGCTGAAGCTTGATCAGAGG GTAGATCTGAGCAAAGCCGTGAAACGTCTGCGCAACGATCCCGAGAGCTCAGGCGAGGAGGGCAACGACGAGGAGGATCTGCCGGGGCTGCGGCCCGTCTGTCTCGCAAGTCCGGGCCTGTCCTACTCCAACTACTCAGGGCTGGCCTCCGGCTGGGGCACCACTACGGAGGGCGGATCCGTCTCTAATTCCTTGCAGGAG GTGTCCGTGCCTATAATCTCGAACGCAGAGTGCCGAAAGACGGCATACAAGCAGCGAATCACGGACAACATGCTATGCGCAGGTGAACCCGAGGGTGGGCGGGACGCCTGCCAAGGCGACTCAGGCGGCCCGCTGCACATCCTCAACACGGACAACAACGTTCTGCAGGAAGTCG GTATCGTGTCGTGGGGCGAGGGCTGCGCGCGGCCAGACCGGCCCGGCGTGTATACGCGCGTCAACCGCTACCTCACCTGGATACGCAGCAATACGCGCGACGCCTGCTATTGCACGGACTAG
- the LOC134659694 gene encoding trypsin-like isoform X2 — protein MRWFLLVCLVGVASGHPAEAPKEGEKGFIDWINSILGTPTTTTLRPTQDPPDDCPSCQCGVPTRSRIVGGYETKVLELPWMAALMYNGRFYCGGSLINDFYILTAAHCTSGFRKERITVRLLEHDRSMPNETKTIDRGVQAIIRHLRYNPGTYDNDIALLKLDQRVDLSKAVKRLRNDPESSGEEGNDEEDLPGLRPVCLASPGLSYSNYSGLASGWGTTTEGGSVSNSLQEVSVPIISNAECRKTAYKQRITDNMLCAGEPEGGRDACQGDSGGPLHILNTDNNVLQEVGIVSWGEGCARPNKPGVYTRVNRYLSWLRRQTRDACYCT, from the exons ATGCGGTGGTTCCTACTAGTATGCTTAGTGGGGGTTGCAAGCGGACATCCCGCCGAGGCACCGAAAGAGGGGGAAAAGGGCTTCATTGACTGGATAAACAGTATTTTGGGAACCCCCACCACCACCACGCTGCGTCCTACACAGGACCCTCCGGATGACTGCCCGTCTTGCC AATGCGGCGTACCGACACGCTCGCGCATCGTCGGCGGCTACGAGACCAAGGTCCTGGAGCTGCCCTGGATGGCGGCGCTCATGTACAACGGCCGCTTCTACTGCGGCGGCTCGCTCATCAACGACTTCTACATCTTGACCGCCGCCCACTGCACGAGCGG ATTCCGCAAGGAGAGAATAACCGTGCGTTTGCTAGAGCACGACCGCTCCATGCCCAACGAGACGAAGACCATAGACCGCGGCGTGCAGGCCATCATCCGCCACCTGCGCTACAACCCGGGCACCTACGACAACGACATCGCCTTGCTGAAGCTTGATCAGAGG GTAGATCTGAGCAAAGCCGTGAAACGTCTGCGCAACGATCCCGAGAGCTCAGGCGAGGAGGGCAACGACGAGGAGGATCTGCCGGGGCTGCGGCCCGTCTGTCTCGCAAGTCCGGGCCTGTCCTACTCCAACTACTCAGGGCTGGCCTCCGGCTGGGGCACCACTACGGAGGGCGGATCCGTCTCTAATTCCTTGCAGGAG GTGTCCGTGCCTATAATCTCGAACGCAGAGTGCCGAAAGACGGCATACAAGCAGCGAATCACGGACAACATGCTATGCGCAGGTGAACCCGAGGGTGGGCGGGACGCCTGCCAAGGCGACTCAGGCGGCCCGCTGCACATCCTCAACACGGACAACAACGTTCTGCAGGAAGTCG GCATTGTGTCATGGGGCGAGGGTTGCGCGCGCCCTAACAAGCCAGGCGTGTACACGCGCGTGAACCGCTACCTGTCGTGGCTGCGCCGACAAACGCGCGACGCCTGCTACTGCACCTAG